A window of Vigna unguiculata cultivar IT97K-499-35 chromosome 4, ASM411807v1, whole genome shotgun sequence contains these coding sequences:
- the LOC114181002 gene encoding phenolic glucoside malonyltransferase 1-like: MTLKVIQVCSVAPLHEPTLVPTSLPLTFFDLLWLRFPPVQRLFFYPFPHPTSSFLHSLLPSLNHSLSLTLQHFLPFAGTLTWPSHSPKPIINYLPGDTVSFTVAESDQNFNLVSSHLCEASQRQDLAPHLANSHDKASLLAVQVTVFPNAGFCIGVTTHHAAFDGKSSSMFIKAWAYLCSNLQNPSTPTPSLPQHLTPTFNRSLIRDPSGLAELYANQWMNHNGSNNRSLKAWESLTETPGDGLKGLFELTPSQIKKLKQKGNSKVKVAVHLSTFSVTCAYVLACLVKANKVKEENVLFIFSVDCRMRLDPPIPATYFGNCVRGQFVVALTKELVGKDGFVCALEGIVEALNRVKEEGVLNGAERWVSIMHDPGKSRVISTAGSPLFEVYSIDFGWGRPKKVDMVSTDKTGAFSLSESRDISGGIEIGLVLPKSAMEDFATIFVQGLDFL, translated from the coding sequence ATGACTCTCAAAGTTATCCAAGTTTGTTCGGTGGCACCACTTCATGAACCAACCCTTGTTCCAACCTCTCTTCCACTAACCTTCTTCGACCTTTTATGGCTTCGATTTCCACCAGTTCAACGTCTCTTCTTCTATCCTTTCCCACACCCAACCTCTTCATTCCTTCACTCTCTTCTTCCCTCTCTCAACCACTCTCTTTCCCTCACTCTCCAACACTTTCTCCCTTTCGCCGGCACCCTCACATGGCCCTCCCACTCTCCCAAACCCATCATCAACTATCTCCCCGGCGACACTGTTTCCTTCACCGTTGCTGAGTCCGACCAAAACTTCAACCTTGTCTCCTCCCACCTCTGTGAAGCATCACAACGTCAAGATTTAGCACCCCACTTGGCCAATTCCCATGATAAAGCATCTCTGTTGGCTGTTCAAGTCACCGTGTTCCCAAACGCTGGCTTTTGCATTGGAGTAACCACACACCATGCAGCTTTCGACGGAAAATCTTCATCCATGTTCATCAAAGCATGGGCCTATTTATGCTCTAACCTTCAAAACCCTTCAACACCAACACCATCCTTACCTCAGCATCTTACACCTACGTTTAACAGATCATTGATTAGAGACCCTTCTGGACTCGCTGAACTGTACGCGAACCAGTGGATGAATCATAACGGTTCGAATAACCGAAGTCTCAAGGCGTGGGAATCTCTCACGGAAACACCGGGTGATGGACTCAAAGGTTTGTTCGAATTGACCCCTTCACAGATCAAAAAGCTCAAACAAAAGGGAAACTCTAAGGTGAAAGTGGCTGTTCATCTGTCAACGTTTTCTGTTACGTGTGCGTATGTGTTAGCGTGTTTGGTCAAAGCGAACAAAGTGAAGGAAGAAAATGTGCTGTTCATATTTTCTGTTGACTGTAGAATGCGCTTGGACCCTCCAATTCCAGCCACGTATTTTGGAAACTGCGTTAGAGGGCAATTTGTTGTGGCTTTGACTAAGGAGTTGGTGGGAAAAGATGGGTTCGTTTGTGCTTTGGAGGGGATAGTTGAGGCATTGAATAGGGTGAAGGAAGAGGGAGTGTTGAATGGAGCAGAAAGATGGGTTTCGATTATGCATGATCCTGGGAAGAGTAGAGTAATTTCAACTGCTGGGTCTCCGTTGTTTGAGGTTTATAGCATTGATTTTGGGTGGGGAAGACCAAAGAAGGTGGATATGGTATCCACAGACAAAACAGGAGCGTTTTCTCTGAGTGAAAGTAGGGATATCAGTGGAGGAATTGAGATTGGATTGGTGTTACCAAAGAGTGCGATGGAAGATTTTGCTACCATTTTTGTTCAAGGACTTGATTTCCTTTAA